From Draconibacterium halophilum, one genomic window encodes:
- a CDS encoding OmpH family outer membrane protein, with protein MRNLMKLMAVLMITVASYTAANAQALKFGHIDLQALVQVMPERTAAEAEFNTFQGELEEILGEMQQDYQAKLAEFEAMGEAVSDIKRNAKIAEIQDVQQRIQNYQATAQQQVQQKQAELLSPVFDKAEKAIEEVAKEQGLIYVFDAGQGNRTILYKSNQSVDVLPLVKTKLGIQ; from the coding sequence ATGAGAAATTTAATGAAATTAATGGCAGTGCTAATGATCACTGTAGCATCATATACTGCTGCCAATGCACAAGCTTTAAAATTCGGCCACATCGACCTGCAGGCCCTGGTACAAGTAATGCCAGAGAGAACCGCTGCTGAAGCTGAGTTTAATACGTTTCAAGGTGAATTGGAAGAAATTCTTGGTGAAATGCAACAAGATTACCAGGCGAAATTAGCTGAATTTGAAGCGATGGGCGAAGCCGTATCTGATATAAAAAGAAATGCAAAAATTGCAGAAATTCAGGACGTACAGCAACGCATTCAGAATTACCAGGCAACTGCGCAACAGCAAGTACAGCAAAAACAAGCAGAGCTTTTATCTCCTGTTTTTGATAAAGCTGAAAAAGCAATTGAAGAGGTAGCAAAAGAGCAAGGTCTGATTTATGTTTTCGATGCAGGTCAGGGAAACAGAACTATCCTTTACAAATCAAACCAAAGTGTTGATGTTTTACCGTTGGTAAAAACGAAATTAGGTATTCAGTAA
- a CDS encoding CBS domain-containing protein has translation MAEKLISEVIPSVSSSETGRKALSHMDVYRVSHIPVVDDTKYMGLVSDKLIYDLNLVDAPISSALDKLNTTHAHRDQHIFELAIVMYKLKISVLPVLSEDHYYLGAITLYDLARRFANLFSLQEIGGVLVIEMNVSDYSVSQISQIVESNDVKILSFLLIVNPDRMFWM, from the coding sequence TTGGCAGAAAAACTAATATCAGAGGTAATTCCATCGGTAAGCAGTTCGGAAACCGGCCGTAAGGCACTGAGTCATATGGACGTTTATCGGGTTTCGCATATTCCGGTGGTTGACGATACCAAGTACATGGGGCTTGTTTCTGATAAATTGATTTACGATCTGAATTTGGTAGACGCCCCGATTTCATCTGCATTAGACAAACTAAACACCACACATGCCCATCGCGATCAGCATATTTTCGAACTGGCAATTGTAATGTATAAGCTAAAAATTAGTGTTTTGCCGGTGCTTAGCGAAGATCATTATTACCTGGGAGCAATTACTTTGTACGATTTAGCACGGCGGTTCGCAAACCTGTTTTCGTTACAGGAAATTGGGGGTGTTTTGGTTATTGAGATGAATGTTAGCGATTACTCTGTTTCGCAGATCAGCCAGATTGTGGAAAGTAACGATGTGAAAATACTTAGTTTTTTATTGATCGTAAACCCGGATCGAATGTTTTGGATGTGA
- a CDS encoding pyridoxine 5'-phosphate synthase has protein sequence MTRLSVNINKIATLRNSRGGKEPSVKEATIKCQEFGAQGITIHPRPDERHITRKDVYEIKPLITTEFNIEGYPSEDFLKMVIEVQADQVTLVPDTEAQLTSDHGWDTWKHLGFLKDVIARLQEAGIRTSIFVDPDEKAVEGAAEIKTDRIELYTEPYASFYSIDRANAIEPFVTAAKIAEKLGIGVNAGHDLSLDNLNYMYHRIPNLEEVSIGHALIADALYMGLETTIKKYLDCLK, from the coding sequence ATGACCAGACTTAGTGTAAATATAAATAAAATTGCAACACTGCGAAACTCACGCGGAGGGAAAGAGCCTAGTGTTAAAGAGGCAACAATTAAATGTCAAGAATTTGGAGCTCAAGGAATTACTATCCATCCACGCCCCGACGAACGACATATTACACGTAAAGACGTTTATGAAATCAAGCCGCTGATAACCACCGAATTTAACATTGAAGGTTACCCCAGCGAAGATTTCTTAAAAATGGTTATTGAAGTGCAGGCCGATCAGGTTACTTTGGTTCCCGATACGGAAGCTCAGTTAACCAGCGATCATGGCTGGGACACCTGGAAACATCTTGGTTTTCTGAAAGATGTGATTGCCCGTTTGCAGGAAGCCGGTATTCGTACCTCTATTTTTGTTGATCCGGATGAAAAAGCGGTTGAAGGCGCAGCCGAAATCAAAACCGACAGAATTGAATTATATACCGAGCCTTATGCTTCTTTCTACTCCATCGACCGGGCAAATGCAATTGAACCATTTGTTACGGCTGCTAAGATTGCCGAAAAGCTGGGCATTGGTGTTAATGCCGGGCACGATTTAAGTCTCGACAACCTGAATTACATGTATCATAGAATTCCAAACCTGGAAGAAGTCTCCATTGGGCATGCATTGATTGCTGATGCGCTATATATGGGGCTTGAAACCACCATAAAAAAATACCTCGACTGCCTGAAATAA
- a CDS encoding alpha/beta fold hydrolase, with translation MDLYYRKTGSGAPLVIIHGLYGSSDNWMNISKRLAEKYTVYLIDQRNHGRSGFAESHTYNDMRDDLAAFFERHNIEKATILGHSMGGKVAMWFAADFPEKVEKLVIADIAPKDYLQLKDDSQFYLHQNILLAMQDVDFSMVKSRSDVDDFLAEKIDNERIRMFLLKNVGKNKKTKQFQWQLNAGVLYDHLEEIVSGVNIKWLDDRIPITAYPVIFIRGLLSKYIQDEDKDLIKEIYPEARIVDIPEAGHWLHAEQPQKFMEAVMLCC, from the coding sequence ATGGATTTATATTACAGAAAAACAGGCAGCGGAGCACCACTGGTAATAATACACGGACTTTACGGATCGTCGGATAACTGGATGAATATCTCCAAGCGACTTGCCGAAAAATATACCGTTTACCTAATCGATCAAAGAAACCACGGGCGATCGGGGTTTGCAGAATCGCATACCTACAACGATATGCGCGATGATTTAGCAGCCTTCTTTGAAAGGCACAACATTGAAAAAGCAACGATTCTTGGGCACAGTATGGGGGGAAAAGTGGCCATGTGGTTTGCCGCCGATTTCCCGGAGAAAGTAGAGAAACTCGTTATTGCTGATATCGCACCAAAAGACTACCTGCAATTAAAAGATGACAGCCAGTTTTACCTGCACCAAAATATTTTGCTGGCGATGCAGGATGTTGATTTTTCGATGGTAAAATCACGCTCCGATGTGGATGATTTTCTGGCAGAGAAGATCGACAATGAACGCATCAGAATGTTTTTGCTAAAAAACGTCGGGAAGAATAAGAAAACAAAACAGTTTCAATGGCAGTTAAATGCCGGAGTGCTTTATGATCATCTGGAAGAAATCGTTAGTGGCGTAAATATAAAATGGCTCGACGATCGAATTCCGATAACAGCCTACCCCGTAATTTTTATTCGTGGATTACTGTCAAAATACATTCAGGACGAAGACAAAGACCTGATTAAAGAGATTTATCCGGAAGCCCGAATTGTTGACATTCCGGAAGCCGGACACTGGCTGCACGCTGAACAACCACAAAAATTTATGGAAGCAGTGATGCTGTGTTGTTGA
- a CDS encoding isoprenyl transferase, which yields MKTVNRLDRNNIPKHIAIIMDGNGRWAAKHGKPRVMGHENGVESVRSVVQGAGEIGVKYLTLYAFSTENWDRPKEEVEALMGLLVHAIEAETQELNKKNVRLSVIGSLDVMPENVQAKLNSCVEVLKENTGLNLVLALSYSGRWDVLNAVKQLANDMAKNKITQEKINNELFQNYLSTSELPDPELLIRTSGEYRISNFLLWQIAYSELYFTSTLWPDFRKDDLFEAIIDYQNRERRFGKTSEQLTS from the coding sequence ATGAAAACAGTTAACAGATTAGATAGAAATAATATACCAAAGCATATTGCCATTATAATGGATGGTAATGGAAGGTGGGCCGCGAAACATGGCAAACCCCGCGTTATGGGACACGAAAACGGTGTTGAATCTGTTCGTTCCGTAGTTCAGGGAGCCGGTGAAATTGGCGTAAAATACCTTACTCTTTATGCATTTTCTACTGAAAACTGGGATCGGCCAAAAGAAGAAGTTGAGGCACTTATGGGGCTTTTGGTTCATGCTATTGAAGCCGAAACACAGGAGCTAAATAAAAAGAATGTAAGACTAAGTGTTATCGGTAGCCTTGATGTGATGCCCGAAAACGTACAGGCAAAACTCAATAGTTGTGTCGAGGTATTAAAAGAAAATACAGGTTTAAACCTGGTGCTCGCCTTAAGCTACAGCGGAAGGTGGGATGTTCTTAATGCAGTAAAACAACTGGCCAACGATATGGCCAAAAACAAGATTACACAAGAAAAAATAAATAACGAACTGTTCCAAAATTATTTGTCAACCTCAGAATTACCTGATCCGGAGCTGCTGATAAGAACCAGTGGCGAATATCGGATTAGTAATTTTTTGTTGTGGCAGATAGCTTACTCTGAATTGTATTTTACGAGCACATTATGGCCCGATTTTAGAAAAGACGATTTATTTGAAGCCATTATTGATTATCAGAACAGAGAAAGAAGATTTGGAAAAACAAGTGAACAGTTAACGAGCTAA
- a CDS encoding OmpH family outer membrane protein has product MKKIILTIAVIFSVTLFASAQKYAFIDSEYIMENIPSFTAAQEQLNQLSSQYQKELESMHAEIEQMYQDFQAESVLLSEDMKRKREDVIITKEKDYKTLQRKYFGPSGDLFKKRQGLIKPIQDDIFNAVQEIATDGSYAVIFDKAGDATLFYTNPRYDLSDEVLRKLGYK; this is encoded by the coding sequence ATGAAGAAAATTATTTTAACGATTGCAGTAATATTTTCAGTAACATTATTTGCAAGTGCTCAGAAATATGCATTTATCGATTCGGAATACATTATGGAAAACATTCCGTCGTTTACTGCCGCACAGGAGCAACTGAATCAATTGTCATCGCAATACCAAAAAGAATTGGAATCGATGCATGCCGAGATTGAACAAATGTATCAGGATTTTCAGGCAGAAAGTGTTTTGCTTTCCGAAGATATGAAACGCAAACGCGAAGATGTGATTATTACAAAAGAAAAAGATTATAAAACTTTGCAACGTAAGTATTTTGGGCCAAGCGGCGACCTCTTCAAAAAGCGTCAGGGATTGATTAAACCTATTCAGGATGATATCTTTAATGCAGTTCAGGAAATAGCTACCGACGGAAGCTATGCCGTGATTTTTGATAAGGCCGGCGATGCTACTTTATTCTATACCAACCCACGTTACGATCTTAGCGATGAAGTGCTGAGAAAGCTGGGGTACAAATAG
- the bamA gene encoding outer membrane protein assembly factor BamA: MTRIKRPLVAFLFLFVVFVPQLFAQEADSTNFSIYYSSARNYTIADVQVSGIRYLDKNVLIQLSGLKVGDEIMVPGDAITLAIKKLWQQGLFSDVKIQATKIVGNQIWLDIYLQERPRLGDVNFYGVSKSEKDDITEKVLLLRGSQITDHQVNSSERVIKNLFHGKGYLNTEVNIVQRDDTTQNNSVILDIYVDKKEKVKVNNIEIIGNEALSDVTLERAMKKTNEKSLRNFFKTKKFLEEEYEKDQANLIDKYNEKGYRDAIIVDDSVYQVEVGRKNKPRVNIDIDLEEGDKYYFGDIRWVGNTVFPSDYLDLRLGIKKGDVFNQKILDKRLFDNEEGLNNVYLDRGYLFFNLEPVEVNIDGDTINYEMRIFEGKQATINEVRIVGNTKTHEHVARRELRTYPGDLFSKTLLMRSYRELAQLGHFDPEAINPDVQPHPEEGTVDIEYQLQEKANDQIELSGGWGAGMFVGSVGLKFANFSVRNIFNKEAWRPLPTGDGQTLSVRYQTSGKYYRTVSLSFIEPWLGGKKPNSFSVSLSHSRINYSANRYTQSYSPYGNSYGYSPYGYGGGYGGSSYGYSPYGGGYSPYGYGYGGGYPQYNYNYDSENENEDEDQIWETTALALGYGYRLSWPDDYFTVYHELSLEHYNLRNMGSMFYFMADENGQVNGTFNNLSFKTVFGRSSVDNPLYSRRGSNLSLALKVTPPYSWFSDKDYSAASTTNEERYKWIEYHKWLFKGQWFTPLTNPGGEHTLVLKTALEMGFLGYFDSGRKSPFEGFIVGGSGMSGYNIYGTDYIALRGYKDYSLSPRNGSNMYSKFTTEVRFPITLKPSATIYALAFLEAGNAGLSFQNYVPFKLHRSAGVGVRIFLPMFGLMGIDWGYGFDEVPGVADAAGSQFHFVIGQQF, translated from the coding sequence ATGACTAGAATCAAAAGACCATTAGTCGCCTTTTTATTCCTTTTTGTAGTGTTTGTGCCACAGCTTTTTGCACAAGAAGCAGACAGTACAAACTTTTCGATCTATTATTCAAGCGCACGCAATTATACAATAGCAGATGTGCAGGTTTCGGGAATTCGCTATCTGGATAAGAATGTACTTATTCAGTTATCGGGTTTAAAAGTAGGTGACGAAATAATGGTGCCGGGAGATGCTATAACGCTGGCGATTAAGAAACTATGGCAGCAAGGCCTGTTTTCCGACGTGAAAATACAGGCAACCAAAATTGTTGGAAATCAAATTTGGTTAGATATTTATTTGCAGGAACGACCACGTTTGGGAGATGTGAATTTTTATGGTGTATCAAAATCAGAGAAAGATGATATAACCGAAAAGGTGCTACTCTTGCGGGGAAGCCAGATTACCGACCACCAGGTGAACAGTTCCGAACGTGTCATAAAGAATCTTTTTCATGGGAAGGGATATCTGAATACAGAGGTTAATATTGTTCAGCGTGATGATACCACGCAAAACAATAGTGTAATACTGGATATTTATGTGGATAAAAAAGAAAAAGTAAAAGTTAACAATATTGAGATTATTGGTAACGAAGCACTTTCGGATGTTACGCTTGAACGCGCAATGAAAAAGACAAACGAAAAATCGTTGCGTAATTTCTTTAAAACCAAAAAATTTCTTGAAGAAGAATACGAAAAAGATCAGGCTAACCTTATTGACAAGTATAACGAAAAAGGTTATCGTGATGCGATTATCGTAGATGATTCGGTTTACCAGGTAGAGGTAGGGCGAAAAAATAAACCACGGGTAAATATCGATATCGATCTTGAAGAAGGCGATAAATACTACTTCGGTGATATTCGATGGGTAGGTAACACCGTATTTCCTTCCGATTACCTCGATTTACGTTTAGGTATTAAAAAAGGAGATGTTTTTAACCAAAAGATATTGGATAAACGCCTTTTCGATAATGAAGAAGGTTTGAACAATGTTTATCTTGACAGAGGTTACTTGTTTTTTAACCTCGAACCTGTGGAGGTAAATATTGATGGAGATACCATTAATTACGAGATGCGTATTTTCGAGGGTAAACAGGCAACCATTAACGAAGTTCGTATTGTAGGTAATACAAAAACACACGAACACGTTGCCCGAAGGGAGTTACGCACATATCCCGGCGATCTTTTCAGTAAAACATTGCTGATGCGTTCGTACAGGGAATTAGCCCAGTTGGGGCATTTCGATCCTGAAGCTATTAATCCAGATGTTCAACCACACCCGGAAGAAGGTACAGTAGACATTGAATACCAGCTTCAGGAAAAAGCTAACGACCAGATTGAACTGTCTGGTGGTTGGGGAGCCGGTATGTTTGTTGGATCGGTAGGTCTCAAATTCGCCAACTTCTCGGTGCGAAATATTTTTAACAAAGAAGCATGGAGACCATTACCAACAGGAGATGGCCAAACGTTGAGTGTGCGTTATCAAACCAGTGGTAAGTACTATCGTACTGTTAGTTTGTCGTTTATTGAGCCGTGGTTAGGTGGTAAAAAACCTAATTCTTTCTCTGTATCGTTATCTCATTCACGTATTAATTACAGTGCCAATAGATATACTCAAAGTTATAGCCCGTATGGAAATAGTTATGGTTATTCTCCATATGGCTACGGCGGTGGCTATGGCGGCAGCAGTTATGGATATTCTCCTTACGGCGGCGGTTATTCTCCTTATGGTTATGGCTATGGCGGCGGTTATCCACAATACAACTATAACTACGATTCTGAAAATGAAAACGAAGATGAAGATCAGATTTGGGAAACTACCGCGCTGGCCTTGGGTTATGGATATCGTCTGTCGTGGCCTGATGATTACTTTACTGTTTATCACGAACTGTCGTTAGAGCACTACAACCTTAGAAACATGGGAAGTATGTTTTACTTCATGGCTGACGAAAACGGTCAGGTTAATGGTACTTTTAATAACCTGAGTTTTAAAACTGTTTTTGGTCGTAGTTCGGTTGATAACCCGTTGTATTCACGAAGAGGTTCGAATCTTTCGCTGGCATTAAAGGTAACACCACCATATTCGTGGTTTAGCGATAAGGATTATTCGGCCGCGAGTACTACAAATGAAGAGCGCTACAAATGGATAGAATACCACAAATGGTTATTTAAAGGACAGTGGTTTACACCGCTGACTAATCCGGGAGGAGAACATACATTGGTGTTGAAAACAGCATTGGAAATGGGTTTCCTTGGCTATTTCGATTCAGGTCGTAAATCACCGTTCGAAGGATTTATTGTTGGTGGTTCGGGTATGTCGGGATACAATATTTATGGTACTGATTATATTGCGTTGCGTGGTTATAAAGATTATAGTTTGAGTCCGAGAAACGGCTCGAACATGTATTCGAAATTTACTACCGAGGTGCGTTTCCCGATTACATTGAAACCGAGTGCTACAATTTACGCACTTGCTTTTCTTGAGGCAGGTAACGCCGGACTAAGTTTCCAGAACTACGTACCATTTAAATTGCACCGCTCTGCCGGTGTTGGAGTGCGTATCTTCCTGCCAATGTTTGGTTTAATGGGGATTGACTGGGGATACGGATTCGACGAAGTACCGGGTGTAGCAGATGCTGCAGGAAGCCAGTTTCACTTCGTAATCGGTCAACAGTTCTAA
- a CDS encoding NAD kinase, with the protein MKVAVFGTMVSDDFVPVLQEFFSFLRSKNIEVQLYKPFYSHLVEELNSTTYYTSFFHSYSDFDSDNAFIFSVGGDGTFLQSVLSIRNFDIPIIGLNGGRLGFLADISEDQVNCALENIFSNNFKVVERSMLEIEFSNQENIDFNYALNEMTVLKTDNSSMLNVTARINGEFLNNYWADGLIISTPTGSTAYSLSVGGPILTPNSANFVITPLAPHNLTIRPIVVPDTCEIELEVEGRGTNYLTSLDSRSFAVEFSTKIKVKKAGFKLKTLQLPEQPFFYTLRSKLMWGIDRRN; encoded by the coding sequence GTGAAAGTTGCAGTATTTGGCACAATGGTTTCCGATGATTTTGTTCCTGTTCTGCAGGAATTTTTTAGTTTTCTGCGCTCAAAAAATATTGAAGTTCAATTGTATAAACCTTTCTATTCTCATCTGGTTGAAGAATTGAATAGCACAACCTATTATACCTCCTTCTTTCATTCTTATTCCGATTTTGATTCGGATAATGCATTCATCTTCAGTGTTGGTGGCGATGGTACATTTTTACAGTCGGTGTTAAGTATTCGGAATTTTGATATACCAATAATAGGACTGAACGGAGGTCGTTTGGGATTTTTGGCTGATATTTCGGAAGATCAGGTGAACTGCGCTCTAGAAAATATTTTTAGCAACAATTTTAAAGTTGTTGAGCGTTCGATGCTGGAAATTGAATTTTCGAACCAGGAAAACATCGACTTTAATTATGCGCTGAATGAAATGACGGTTCTGAAAACCGATAACTCATCGATGTTAAATGTTACCGCACGAATTAATGGTGAGTTTCTTAATAATTACTGGGCAGATGGTTTGATAATTTCTACGCCAACAGGATCAACAGCCTATTCGTTAAGTGTTGGAGGCCCAATTCTAACGCCAAATTCTGCCAATTTTGTAATAACACCACTTGCTCCACATAATTTAACAATACGCCCGATAGTAGTCCCTGATACCTGCGAAATTGAGCTGGAAGTGGAAGGGCGGGGAACCAACTATCTTACTTCGCTTGATTCGCGTTCGTTTGCGGTAGAGTTTTCAACAAAAATAAAAGTAAAAAAAGCAGGTTTTAAACTTAAAACGCTACAACTGCCCGAACAGCCATTTTTTTATACTTTACGAAGTAAGCTAATGTGGGGAATCGACCGTAGAAACTGA
- a CDS encoding DUF6089 family protein, producing the protein MKKLLLVFVTVLLTVSVHAQKTADIGIWGGTLTSVHGDMDDDAPFQSFNLNFGAYFRYNFNARVGMRAMFLTGKFASEGTVESAPWEFDKSVQDLSLQAEVNYLRYILGKKKIRFSPYVTFGIGVAYFPYTFKALEIATFNPDHPELEFNAATGQLIVTDYEESVMTPTIPFGMGFKYTIGDRLGVGVEYQMRKYLSDQLDDLDDPLAHENGLGETITYNDGSHNNDWAGYLGVHLTYMIFMGKKACPAYDAKNW; encoded by the coding sequence ATGAAGAAATTATTATTGGTGTTTGTTACAGTTTTACTAACTGTTTCAGTACATGCACAAAAAACAGCTGACATCGGAATCTGGGGAGGTACATTAACATCGGTTCATGGCGACATGGATGATGATGCCCCGTTTCAATCGTTCAATTTAAATTTTGGAGCTTATTTCAGGTATAATTTTAATGCCAGAGTTGGCATGCGTGCCATGTTTCTTACCGGTAAATTTGCCAGCGAAGGAACAGTAGAAAGTGCACCATGGGAATTTGATAAATCGGTTCAGGATTTATCCTTGCAGGCAGAAGTAAATTACCTGAGGTATATTTTAGGTAAAAAGAAAATTCGGTTTAGTCCGTACGTTACATTTGGGATTGGGGTAGCTTATTTTCCGTACACTTTTAAAGCATTGGAAATAGCAACATTTAATCCTGATCACCCGGAACTGGAATTCAATGCAGCAACAGGACAGCTCATTGTTACGGACTACGAAGAATCGGTAATGACACCTACCATTCCGTTTGGCATGGGTTTTAAATATACCATTGGCGATCGTTTGGGAGTAGGAGTAGAATACCAGATGCGCAAATATTTAAGCGATCAATTAGACGATTTGGATGATCCGTTGGCACATGAAAATGGGTTAGGCGAAACGATCACTTACAATGATGGTTCGCATAATAACGACTGGGCAGGATATTTGGGAGTACATCTTACGTATATGATTTTTATGGGCAAAAAGGCTTGTCCGGCCTACGATGCTAAAAATTGGTGA
- the malQ gene encoding 4-alpha-glucanotransferase, giving the protein MTNRKSGILLHITSLPGQEGVGTLGKEAYDFVDFLEENGQKLWQILPLGPVGAGNSPYQCYSAFAGNPMLIDLELLLEEDLLKRDDLNAMPRFKKTKVEFGKVSTWKNSLLQKAFAQFHENKFDQFRAEYSHFLGEHDWWLNDYALFISVREYFGGLHWSEWDRGIKFREPTTMRAISERLEQQIAFEKFVQFLFFRQWHRLKSYANDKGIDIVGDVPLYVSGDSCDVWTNSDIFLLDNDLNPTEVGGVPPDYFSETGQLWGNPVFDWQRLKERNYDWWMARLHFNLNMFDLVRIDHFRGLESFWAVPADEETAINGKWVPAHGYEMLSLIKSQIGILPFIAEDLGIITTEVDHLRERFNLPGMKVLQFAFATDAANKDLPHHYERNYVVYAGTHDNNTTLGWLKTAAKEEKKQLGKYISSENPTRQLMEMASASVADTVILTMQDVLELDEKSRMNTPGTPTGNWEWRFQWKQLKAGQKKFLKETTEKYNR; this is encoded by the coding sequence ATGACAAATAGAAAAAGTGGAATTTTACTACATATAACTTCGCTGCCGGGGCAGGAAGGTGTTGGAACATTGGGAAAAGAGGCGTATGATTTTGTTGATTTTCTTGAGGAGAATGGTCAGAAACTCTGGCAGATTCTTCCGTTGGGCCCCGTTGGTGCAGGAAATTCGCCTTACCAGTGTTACTCGGCTTTTGCCGGAAACCCAATGTTGATCGATCTCGAGCTGCTTCTGGAAGAAGACCTGCTAAAACGAGATGACTTAAACGCTATGCCACGCTTCAAAAAAACGAAAGTGGAATTTGGTAAAGTTTCAACGTGGAAAAATTCGTTGTTACAAAAAGCTTTTGCGCAGTTTCATGAGAATAAATTCGATCAATTTCGCGCTGAATATTCCCATTTTTTAGGTGAACATGATTGGTGGCTAAATGACTATGCTTTGTTTATTTCCGTACGCGAATATTTTGGTGGATTACACTGGAGTGAGTGGGATCGTGGAATAAAGTTTCGTGAACCAACTACGATGAGAGCTATTTCCGAAAGACTGGAACAGCAGATTGCTTTTGAGAAATTTGTTCAGTTTCTGTTTTTCAGACAGTGGCATCGGTTAAAGAGTTATGCCAACGACAAAGGAATTGATATTGTTGGCGATGTGCCGCTTTACGTGTCGGGCGACAGTTGTGATGTTTGGACGAATTCTGATATATTTCTTTTGGACAATGATTTAAATCCAACAGAAGTGGGAGGGGTGCCACCTGACTATTTTTCAGAAACAGGACAGTTGTGGGGTAATCCGGTCTTCGATTGGCAGCGATTGAAAGAACGTAACTACGACTGGTGGATGGCGCGTCTGCATTTTAACCTGAACATGTTTGATCTGGTACGAATAGATCATTTTCGTGGACTGGAATCGTTTTGGGCAGTTCCGGCTGATGAGGAAACAGCTATTAACGGCAAATGGGTGCCCGCACACGGTTATGAAATGCTGAGTTTGATAAAAAGCCAGATTGGTATTTTGCCATTTATTGCCGAAGATTTGGGAATTATCACCACTGAAGTTGATCATTTGCGCGAACGCTTTAATCTGCCGGGAATGAAAGTACTGCAGTTTGCATTTGCTACTGATGCTGCCAATAAAGATCTGCCACACCATTACGAACGGAATTATGTGGTTTACGCAGGCACACATGATAACAATACAACTTTAGGTTGGTTAAAAACTGCTGCCAAGGAGGAAAAGAAACAGCTGGGGAAGTACATATCAAGCGAGAATCCGACCCGGCAACTTATGGAAATGGCTTCTGCCTCGGTAGCCGATACAGTCATTTTAACCATGCAGGATGTGTTGGAATTGGATGAAAAATCGCGAATGAATACACCGGGAACGCCAACCGGAAATTGGGAGTGGCGTTTTCAGTGGAAACAATTGAAAGCGGGGCAGAAGAAGTTTTTGAAGGAAACGACTGAGAAGTATAATCGGTAA